From the genome of Haloarcula taiwanensis:
ATGGTGATGTTTGGGGAGTAAAGAAAGGCCGGGACGGCGCTACCGTCCGGAATTGTACCGCTCAAGCTGCTTTGTGACCTGTGTGTCGAGGCGGTCAAGTGCAGACGGAACCGAATCAGGCCCATCCATACTGTCGACGGCATCTTCGATGATTGTTCGAACCGTATCGAACGGTCCGATCTGCGCGCCCCGCGTTGCAGTGGTATCGCGCGTCTCCATGAGCTGGTCGAACGCCGTTCTGTAGTGGGGGTTCCGGTCAAACCAGTTGTCGGCCCGGAGCCGTGGAATCGTCTCCTCGTGGACCGGGAAGTACCCGGTTTCCTGGTGCCACCGTCGCTGCTGGGCTGGTTCGGTAAGCCAGGTGAGGAACTCCCCGACAGCGTCGTGTACGGCCCCGGAAACTGCATCGCCGACCCAGAGGGATGCGCCGCCGACGAGTACACCGGTCCGGTCGTCGAGCACTGGGAGCTGGCTGGTTCCGACATCGAAGTCGGCGCTACGTTCGATACTGTTCAGCGACGACGTCGAGCCGATGAGCATCGCGGCGTTCTCCTCGGCAAAGTGGGTCCGAGCCGCCCCTCTGGCTTCGATTCCGGGGTCGTGGTACAGTCCGTCCGCTTCGAGGGTCTGCCACCATTCGAATAAGTCGTGGGCGAACTCCCCGTCAAGATAGCTCTCTGTCGGCGACCCGGACCGTCCGTTGTTCTCGTCTACGAGGAGCTGGTCAGCTTCGGCAAACCACTGTTCGACGAACCACGAGTAGTTCGCGAACGTGATACCAGTGTCCACGCCACCCCGGTCGACGAGCGTCTCAGCTGCGCTCCGAACGTCAGCGAGGGTTTCCGGCGGCGAACTGGGATCGAGCCCAGCCTGTCTGAACGCGTCCCGGTTGTACGCCATCACCGGGTTCGACGCATTGAACGGCAGCGAGTGGAGCGTCCCGTCGAAACGGTAGTAGTTCGTCACTGGATCGAGCAGCGCGTCGATGTGAGCGCTCGGGAGCAGTTCTTCGACCGGGATGAAATGACCACTATCGCGCGCACGCGTGGTGCCAATCTCGAATATCTGTGCGATCGCCGGTGGGTCACCGTTTTCAGCGGCGTTCAGCGTCGCATCGAGAGTCCCGCGATAGCTCCCTTTCGACCGCAGCGCGAGACTGATCCCGTCGGTCTGTGATTCGAACTCGCGGACGAGGTCTTCCAGCAGTAACGCCTTCTCGCCGCCCATCGCGTGCCAGAATTCGACGACAGTTCCGTCCGTGGTCGCCGCCGCCGAACCGGTCGCCAGTTCGAAGGACTCCAGCGACGCTTCAAGCGATTCAGCCCGCTCGGTAAGCGTGGAAACTCGCGTCGAGACCTCTGCAAGTTCCGTTGTCTGGTCCGCTGCGGCGTCGGCGGCGACAGCTGCCTCTTCGGCTGTCCGGGCGCTGATATCCTCGACATCGTCGACCATCGACACGACTTCTTGTGTGGAGTCGGCCTGCGTATCCGTCGCATCGTCAATCTCCTGGACGCTCGAATCGACCTCCTCGACCATCGAGACGACGGAATCCAGTTCATCAAGCGCACTGGCGACTGACGAGCGGGTGTCTTCGACACTCTTCCGGGTATCGTACATCTCCGAAACCGTCGCGTCAGCCTGTTCGTGAACCTCCTGGATAGACGCTGCAATCTCGTCAGTCGCTTCCTTCGTCTCTGTTGCGAGCGATTTGACCTCCTCAGCCACGACGGCGAACCCGTCGCCGGATTCCCCTGCTCGGGCAGCCTCGATGTTGGCGTTCAGCGCCAACATATTGGTCTGGTCCGCGACGTCCGTGATGAAGCCCACAATCTCCTCGATGTCAGACAGCAGGTCGTTCAGTTGTTCGACCTTGTCGACGGTCGCTTCGGCGTTGTCAGTCAATCGGTCGAGCGTCGTCATCGCCGAGGACGCCGACTCTAGTGCGGATTCGCCCCGAGCGCTGGCTTCGCTTGACGTGTCCGCAACCTCGTTTGCGGCGCTCGCTATCTCCTCAATCGTCGCCGAGAGGTTCCGCATCTCGTCGGAAATCGACTGTATCTCGTCGCGCTGCTCGTCCGAACCAGCCGAAATCTCGCCGACAGCACCGCTCACATCCCGGCTGGCGGACTTGACCGATCCGAGACGGGTGTCGACCTGTTCCGTTGCGGCGGTCACCTGTTCGCTGAACGACGCCATCCGATCGACAGTGTCAGTCCATTCCCGGAGCAGTTCCTCGTATGCGTCGTACAGCGGCTCAGCCGCCTCAGCTGGTGGCTGTCCGGGTTTTGCGGTCAGGTCGCCGTTAGCGTTCGCCTTGGCAACAGACGTGAGACGGTCGACAGTGGTTTCGAGCGCCTGGCGGTCTGCCCGCTCCTGTTCGAGTTCCGCCGCCAGTTGCTCACATCGTGCTTCCAGTTCCGCCCGTTCAGGGTCGTTTTCGGTCTCTGCGTCCTTCTGGAGGGCTTCTGCTGACGGCGGTTCAGTCTCAGACTCGTTTCCATCCCGCCCCTCTGTGACGCCGCCGTCGGTGTGCTCCCTGTCAGGCGGGCCGTCTTCTGAATCAAGTGGGTTCCATTTACTCATTGTCGCTCCCGTTGGCCGAACGACCAACACGCTCTCGGGAATAGTCCACTATCAAAATATATAATAGTTACTGTCGAAACGGTAGGAGTGATAATTAATACGCGAGCGCGGTTTCCATTCTACAACGTCGTCTCTAGTACGCCAGTATTTGAAAATATGGAGTTATCTCTCGAATTTGAGAGAATGTGGTCAACCACTACCTGGCCAATCAGCGAAAAATAATATGCTGTGCGTTCACAATTAACAGTAGGTGTCACGGTATTCCTCATGATTACATAGAAAATTTACTGTCCAAGCACCAGCAACGGTAAAGTGAAGTGTGTGCGCTCCAAAATCACGGAAAGATAGATGGGACCGACACCACACATCGCCGTCATCGGTGGCGGCTCGACTGGGGCGGGCATCGCGCGGGACCTCGCGATGCGCGGGCTCGACGTGACCCTCGTAGAACAGGGGAATCTAACCCACGGGACCACCG
Proteins encoded in this window:
- a CDS encoding histidine kinase codes for the protein MSKWNPLDSEDGPPDREHTDGGVTEGRDGNESETEPPSAEALQKDAETENDPERAELEARCEQLAAELEQERADRQALETTVDRLTSVAKANANGDLTAKPGQPPAEAAEPLYDAYEELLREWTDTVDRMASFSEQVTAATEQVDTRLGSVKSASRDVSGAVGEISAGSDEQRDEIQSISDEMRNLSATIEEIASAANEVADTSSEASARGESALESASSAMTTLDRLTDNAEATVDKVEQLNDLLSDIEEIVGFITDVADQTNMLALNANIEAARAGESGDGFAVVAEEVKSLATETKEATDEIAASIQEVHEQADATVSEMYDTRKSVEDTRSSVASALDELDSVVSMVEEVDSSVQEIDDATDTQADSTQEVVSMVDDVEDISARTAEEAAVAADAAADQTTELAEVSTRVSTLTERAESLEASLESFELATGSAAATTDGTVVEFWHAMGGEKALLLEDLVREFESQTDGISLALRSKGSYRGTLDATLNAAENGDPPAIAQIFEIGTTRARDSGHFIPVEELLPSAHIDALLDPVTNYYRFDGTLHSLPFNASNPVMAYNRDAFRQAGLDPSSPPETLADVRSAAETLVDRGGVDTGITFANYSWFVEQWFAEADQLLVDENNGRSGSPTESYLDGEFAHDLFEWWQTLEADGLYHDPGIEARGAARTHFAEENAAMLIGSTSSLNSIERSADFDVGTSQLPVLDDRTGVLVGGASLWVGDAVSGAVHDAVGEFLTWLTEPAQQRRWHQETGYFPVHEETIPRLRADNWFDRNPHYRTAFDQLMETRDTTATRGAQIGPFDTVRTIIEDAVDSMDGPDSVPSALDRLDTQVTKQLERYNSGR